A window of the Roseburia sp. 831b genome harbors these coding sequences:
- the hisC gene encoding histidinol-phosphate transaminase — MSRFLCKRYENLEKYVPGEQPKDRKYIKLNANETSMKPSPKVLEVLKSERMERLGFYADPDAKELRLAVAEKYQVKMEEVFVGNGSDEVLGMIFLAFFDETAKIAYPDITYGFYEGFAKSFAIDGKAIPLKEDFTVDVDAFIESGRHIILANPNAPTGYVLPISEIERMAASDPDRLVLIDEAYVDYGNETCIPLIHKYKNLIVVHTMSKSKNLAGAHIGYCVADKSLIDDLNGIKFSFNPFNMSDISLAIGTAAVKDSAYYEKCAKEIIANREFLSEELRKLGFQVLESHTNFIFVTNPSMYAKEYNQKLREHGILARYYDAPRIDNFLRITIGTREEMEAVVEATREILQKLAA; from the coding sequence ATGAGCAGATTTTTATGTAAGCGATACGAGAATTTAGAGAAATACGTTCCAGGGGAACAGCCAAAGGACCGGAAATATATCAAGTTAAATGCAAATGAGACTTCGATGAAGCCATCACCGAAAGTGTTAGAGGTCTTGAAAAGTGAGCGCATGGAGCGTCTTGGTTTTTATGCAGACCCGGATGCGAAGGAACTCCGTCTTGCGGTGGCGGAAAAATATCAGGTGAAGATGGAGGAGGTTTTTGTGGGAAACGGCTCCGATGAAGTGCTTGGTATGATTTTTCTTGCATTTTTTGATGAGACGGCCAAGATTGCCTACCCGGATATTACCTATGGATTCTATGAGGGATTTGCAAAATCCTTTGCGATTGACGGGAAGGCAATTCCGTTGAAAGAGGATTTTACGGTGGATGTGGATGCCTTTATCGAGAGCGGACGCCATATTATTTTAGCGAATCCCAATGCGCCGACCGGCTATGTGCTGCCAATTTCAGAGATTGAGCGTATGGCGGCATCGGACCCGGACCGCCTTGTACTGATTGATGAGGCGTATGTGGATTATGGCAATGAGACGTGTATTCCACTGATTCACAAATATAAAAATCTGATTGTAGTTCATACGATGTCAAAATCCAAAAATCTTGCGGGCGCGCACATCGGCTACTGCGTTGCAGACAAGAGCCTGATTGATGATTTGAACGGCATCAAGTTTTCCTTTAATCCGTTTAATATGAGCGATATTTCCCTTGCCATCGGAACGGCGGCAGTGAAAGACAGTGCTTATTATGAAAAGTGTGCAAAAGAGATTATTGCAAACAGAGAATTTTTAAGTGAAGAACTAAGAAAATTAGGTTTTCAGGTATTAGAGTCGCACACGAATTTTATTTTTGTGACCAATCCATCGATGTATGCAAAAGAATATAACCAGAAGCTAAGAGAGCACGGCATCTTAGCGCGCTATTATGATGCGCCGCGAATCGACAATTTCCTGCGCATCACGATTGGAACCAGGGAAGAGATGGAGGCGGTTGTGGAAGCAACCAGAGAGATTTTGCAAAAGCTTGCGGCATAG
- a CDS encoding gamma carbonic anhydrase family protein: protein MSQEKQIFLAPGAYVGGDVTLGNQIGIWYNAVVRGDSGPIEIGDESNVQDNCTIHTDPGHKVVIGKGVTIGHNAIVHGCTIGDNSVIGMGSILLNGAVIGKNCIIGAGALVTGKTKIPDNSMAFGNPAKVIRPLREEEVEANRENAKHYVNLLKEQLTKESEQGEI, encoded by the coding sequence ATGTCACAGGAAAAACAGATTTTTCTTGCGCCGGGCGCTTATGTCGGCGGAGATGTAACCTTAGGAAATCAGATTGGAATCTGGTACAATGCCGTGGTTCGCGGGGATTCCGGTCCAATTGAAATTGGGGATGAATCCAACGTGCAGGATAATTGCACGATTCATACCGACCCGGGACATAAGGTTGTGATTGGAAAAGGTGTCACCATCGGACATAATGCGATTGTGCACGGCTGTACCATCGGAGACAATTCCGTCATCGGCATGGGCAGTATTCTGTTAAATGGCGCTGTGATTGGAAAAAATTGTATCATTGGTGCAGGCGCACTTGTTACTGGAAAAACGAAAATTCCAGACAATTCAATGGCATTCGGAAATCCGGCAAAGGTCATTCGTCCTTTGCGTGAGGAGGAAGTGGAAGCGAACCGTGAGAATGCAAAACATTATGTAAACCTGTTGAAAGAACAGCTTACAAAAGAAAGTGAGCAGGGAGAAATATAA
- the thiC gene encoding phosphomethylpyrimidine synthase ThiC, with product MSYTTQMDAARQGIVTPEMQQVAEKEHMDVEKLRGLIAEGKAIIPCNKVHKAISPSGVGSALTTKINVNLGTSRDMKDLDMEMEKVKNAVDMGAEAIMDLSSYGDTRKFRRMLTEQCPAMIGTVPIYDAVVYYHKALGKITSQEWLDIVRMHAEDGVDFMTIHCGINKETAKKFKKNKRLMNIVSRGGSIIFAWMEMTGEENPFYEHFDEILDICREYDVTLSLGDACRPGCLEDATDASQIEELITLGELTKRAWEKDVQVMIEGPGHMPMNQIAANMEIQKTLCHGAPFYVLGPIVTDIAPGYDHITSAIGGAIAAMSGASFLCYVTPAEHLRLPDVDDVKEGIIATRIAAHAADIAKGLPGAMDWDHKMDVARKKLDWEAMFDVAIDPEKARRYRAESKPEKEDTCSMCGNFCAVKNMNRILDGEIVSIFDE from the coding sequence ATGAGTTACACAACACAGATGGATGCTGCCAGACAGGGCATTGTAACGCCGGAAATGCAGCAGGTTGCAGAAAAAGAACATATGGATGTGGAAAAATTACGTGGTTTGATTGCGGAAGGAAAGGCAATTATTCCTTGCAATAAAGTACATAAAGCAATTTCTCCGAGCGGAGTAGGTTCTGCATTGACTACAAAGATAAATGTAAACCTTGGTACATCCAGAGATATGAAAGACCTTGACATGGAGATGGAAAAGGTGAAAAACGCGGTTGACATGGGAGCAGAGGCTATCATGGACTTAAGTTCCTATGGTGATACCAGAAAATTCCGCCGCATGCTGACAGAGCAGTGCCCGGCGATGATTGGAACGGTTCCAATCTATGACGCAGTTGTTTACTATCACAAGGCACTTGGCAAAATTACATCACAGGAGTGGCTTGATATCGTAAGAATGCACGCAGAAGACGGTGTGGATTTCATGACGATTCACTGCGGAATCAACAAAGAAACAGCAAAGAAATTCAAGAAAAATAAACGTCTGATGAACATTGTTTCCCGTGGAGGTTCCATCATTTTTGCATGGATGGAGATGACCGGTGAGGAAAATCCATTCTATGAGCATTTCGATGAAATCTTAGACATCTGCCGTGAGTATGACGTGACATTAAGTCTTGGAGATGCCTGTCGTCCGGGATGTTTAGAGGATGCAACAGATGCTTCCCAGATTGAGGAATTAATCACCTTAGGTGAGCTGACCAAACGTGCATGGGAAAAAGACGTTCAGGTTATGATTGAAGGACCGGGACATATGCCGATGAATCAGATTGCAGCGAATATGGAGATTCAGAAAACACTTTGCCACGGCGCACCATTCTATGTGCTAGGACCTATCGTAACCGATATTGCGCCTGGATACGACCACATTACATCTGCAATCGGTGGAGCAATCGCAGCGATGAGCGGCGCATCTTTCTTATGCTATGTGACACCGGCAGAGCATTTACGTCTTCCGGATGTTGATGATGTAAAAGAAGGAATCATTGCAACCCGTATTGCAGCTCATGCAGCAGACATCGCAAAAGGACTTCCGGGAGCGATGGACTGGGATCACAAGATGGATGTGGCAAGAAAGAAATTAGACTGGGAAGCAATGTTCGACGTTGCAATCGACCCGGAAAAAGCACGCCGTTACCGTGCAGAATCCAAGCCGGAAAAAGAAGACACCTGCAGTATGTGCGGTAACTTCTGTGCCGTGAAGAACATGAACCGCATCTTAGACGGAGAAATTGTTTCTATTTTTGATGAATAA
- a CDS encoding serine hydrolase domain-containing protein — protein sequence MTEQKKKLVEACIERAIAEHEVAGASLLVIKDGKEELYVERGKADCETGRDYGRDTIVRLYSATKPITSVAAMILMERGLLDAGAWLCDYLPEYADMTCVDGANVIPCGRNILIKEVLNMTSGLAYGGDNSNAGSVAAEKVFEELDRQLYTENKRTTREVARKLSDCPLAFEPGSRWMYGTSADIMGAVVEAITGIKFGEFLQKEIFEPLGMHDTAFYVPKEKQHRLAKVYERVEGGMKECSIRECQTNNLAIRYTQDVPPAFESGGAGLVSTIDDYAKFAQMLLQKGSYHGKRILSERTVEYMTQAALMPWQQESMNRAWESLNGYTYGNFLRILKEPEKANMFGTKGEYGWDGWLGFYFINSPKDNLTMLLSCQRKDAGTMPLTRKLKNIVWSEFC from the coding sequence ATGACAGAGCAGAAAAAAAAGCTTGTAGAGGCGTGCATAGAGCGTGCAATTGCAGAACATGAGGTGGCAGGCGCATCGCTTTTGGTAATAAAAGATGGAAAAGAAGAACTTTATGTCGAACGAGGAAAGGCAGACTGTGAGACGGGCAGAGATTATGGGAGAGATACCATTGTCCGTCTGTATTCTGCAACAAAACCGATTACATCCGTAGCGGCAATGATTCTGATGGAGCGGGGGCTTCTCGATGCGGGGGCGTGGCTTTGTGATTATTTACCGGAATACGCAGACATGACCTGCGTCGATGGAGCAAACGTCATACCGTGCGGCCGGAATATTTTAATCAAAGAAGTGTTAAACATGACGTCGGGACTGGCGTACGGCGGGGATAACAGCAATGCCGGTTCCGTGGCAGCTGAAAAAGTATTTGAAGAATTAGACCGGCAGCTTTATACGGAGAATAAAAGAACAACCCGTGAAGTCGCACGGAAGCTTTCAGACTGCCCGCTTGCATTTGAGCCGGGCAGCAGATGGATGTATGGAACATCGGCAGACATCATGGGAGCGGTTGTTGAAGCGATAACAGGGATAAAGTTTGGCGAATTTTTACAGAAAGAAATCTTTGAGCCGCTTGGCATGCATGATACCGCATTTTATGTGCCAAAGGAGAAGCAGCACCGCCTTGCAAAAGTCTATGAACGTGTGGAAGGCGGCATGAAGGAATGCAGCATTAGGGAATGCCAGACGAATAATCTTGCCATCCGCTACACGCAGGATGTTCCACCGGCATTTGAATCGGGCGGAGCAGGTCTGGTATCCACAATCGATGATTATGCCAAATTTGCGCAGATGCTTTTACAAAAAGGAAGTTATCATGGAAAGCGGATTCTCTCGGAGCGCACCGTCGAATACATGACGCAGGCAGCGCTCATGCCGTGGCAGCAGGAGAGTATGAACCGTGCATGGGAAAGCTTAAACGGTTACACGTATGGGAATTTCCTGCGCATTTTAAAAGAACCGGAGAAAGCCAATATGTTCGGCACAAAAGGGGAATACGGCTGGGATGGCTGGCTTGGATTTTATTTTATCAACAGCCCGAAGGACAACCTTACAATGCTGCTTTCCTGTCAGAGAAAAGATGCCGGAACGATGCCGCTGACACGCAAATTAAAAAATATTGTGTGGAGCGAATTCTGCTAA
- a CDS encoding PucR family transcriptional regulator has product MVSVAELLELTLFDDFELVSGKNGLHNDVNTVAILEYESYQKNYDVFSPGDFILTSLFFAKDNPDLITEALLALMQKPVSAIAVKTMFFHELPQPVLDAAERLNIPIFFFHKAYMEDLIISANELLKSKLQYLIFEEKVTALIETSPTAHTVTAAAREINYHFLPYVTAVYLTPKKLSSRNSISNYFNRLNYKRYRSKSFPRQYSYVKYRQGMLLLLSFGESMSFSKETLLDIIEEQLALVDVSPADFFIGIADSLHPLAQLNIAISQALTANRICQLQKSGVLLFSESGIYRLVTPLLFDAAFLEDYQEKIAILSHYDEKYTSNLLQTLADFVSCNGEIAATAAKIYQHPNTVRYRLKKISSLWSIDQENLYNYAFSYMHAYELLTHTNI; this is encoded by the coding sequence ATGGTATCGGTTGCAGAATTGTTAGAGTTGACCTTGTTTGATGATTTTGAATTGGTGAGTGGCAAAAATGGTTTACATAATGATGTCAATACAGTTGCAATTTTAGAATATGAAAGCTACCAGAAAAATTATGATGTGTTCAGTCCGGGAGATTTCATCCTGACCTCACTCTTTTTTGCAAAAGACAATCCTGACCTCATCACCGAAGCACTGCTTGCCCTGATGCAAAAACCGGTCTCTGCGATTGCCGTCAAAACCATGTTTTTCCATGAGCTGCCGCAGCCTGTTCTCGATGCTGCCGAGCGCCTTAACATTCCGATTTTCTTTTTTCATAAGGCATACATGGAAGATTTGATTATCAGCGCCAACGAACTTTTAAAATCAAAACTGCAATATCTTATTTTCGAGGAAAAAGTAACCGCACTGATTGAGACAAGCCCAACTGCACACACCGTGACTGCTGCCGCCAGAGAAATCAACTATCACTTTCTGCCGTACGTCACGGCGGTCTACCTAACTCCGAAAAAGCTGAGTTCCCGCAATTCGATTTCAAATTACTTCAACCGTCTTAACTACAAACGTTATCGTTCCAAATCATTTCCGAGACAGTATTCCTATGTCAAATACCGTCAGGGCATGCTTCTGCTTTTATCCTTCGGGGAATCCATGTCTTTTTCAAAAGAGACACTTCTAGACATTATCGAGGAACAGCTTGCACTCGTGGACGTCTCCCCGGCGGACTTTTTCATCGGCATCGCCGACTCGCTTCATCCGCTTGCACAGTTAAACATTGCCATCTCGCAGGCTTTGACCGCGAACCGTATCTGCCAGCTTCAGAAAAGCGGCGTCCTTCTCTTTTCCGAAAGCGGCATTTACCGGCTCGTCACGCCACTGCTTTTTGATGCAGCCTTTTTAGAGGATTATCAGGAAAAAATTGCCATTCTCTCGCACTATGATGAAAAATACACCTCAAACCTGCTCCAGACCTTAGCAGACTTCGTCTCCTGCAACGGTGAAATTGCTGCCACCGCCGCAAAAATTTATCAGCACCCGAATACCGTGCGCTACCGGCTCAAAAAAATAAGTTCTCTCTGGTCGATTGACCAGGAGAACTTATATAACTACGCTTTTTCATATATGCATGCCTACGAGCTGCTTACGCATACTAATATCTGA
- a CDS encoding MATE family efflux transporter, giving the protein METTEFYGKEKISKILLKLAPPVMLAQLIQALYNIIDSLFIGRYSEEGLTALSIIYPIQLLMIALAVGTGVGINTIMAARLGQGKKEKANEYAGIGTPLALGLWFLFAFVCWFMMPFYARLSTNSQTVIGDVVLYGRIVCVFSIGLFLESIWTKVLQAEGDMKTPMFAQIMGAVTNIILDPLLIFGKIGLPEMGIGGAAVATVAGQIVAAIIVGRKGFRKSPGKAVYPGHIAKIFRIGTPNILMQSAYTFYIFGLNLILSVFSDQAVTTLGLYYKWQTFFFIPLGAMQTCIVPVISFNYAAKNIERCKKTLSTSVLFGMLLMSIGTVCFSTIPGQMLSVFSSDPVVIDIGKVAFRFIGTSFLTMVTSLIFPVFFQAVGSSLKSSMLTVIRTVVLFVPLGFLFSRFGLTWFWLTFPITELVTSLVGVGFYIQFLKKNVLSTK; this is encoded by the coding sequence ATGGAAACAACAGAATTTTACGGAAAAGAGAAGATAAGCAAAATTTTATTAAAACTGGCACCACCTGTTATGCTGGCGCAGTTAATACAGGCATTGTATAATATTATTGATAGTCTTTTTATAGGGCGCTATTCCGAGGAAGGACTGACCGCGTTATCCATTATATATCCGATACAGCTTTTGATGATTGCGTTAGCAGTAGGAACCGGTGTGGGCATCAATACGATTATGGCGGCAAGACTTGGGCAGGGGAAGAAGGAAAAGGCAAATGAATATGCTGGAATTGGAACCCCGCTTGCCTTGGGATTATGGTTTTTGTTTGCGTTTGTTTGCTGGTTTATGATGCCTTTCTATGCAAGATTGTCAACAAATTCACAAACTGTAATTGGCGATGTTGTTTTATATGGAAGAATTGTCTGTGTGTTTAGTATAGGACTGTTTTTGGAAAGTATCTGGACAAAGGTTTTGCAGGCAGAAGGTGACATGAAAACACCGATGTTTGCGCAGATTATGGGAGCCGTTACCAATATTATTCTAGATCCGCTTCTTATTTTTGGCAAAATTGGCTTGCCGGAGATGGGAATTGGCGGTGCGGCAGTGGCAACAGTGGCAGGTCAGATTGTGGCAGCCATTATTGTAGGAAGAAAAGGTTTTCGGAAGTCTCCAGGGAAAGCAGTATATCCGGGGCATATTGCAAAAATATTTCGGATAGGAACCCCAAACATTTTAATGCAGTCAGCATATACATTTTATATTTTTGGATTAAATCTGATTTTATCGGTTTTTTCTGACCAGGCAGTCACGACGTTAGGGTTATATTATAAGTGGCAGACTTTCTTTTTTATTCCGCTAGGCGCAATGCAGACCTGTATCGTTCCGGTCATCAGTTTTAATTATGCGGCAAAAAACATAGAGCGATGTAAAAAGACATTGTCAACGTCCGTCTTATTTGGAATGTTATTAATGTCAATTGGAACGGTTTGCTTTAGTACAATTCCGGGGCAGATGTTAAGCGTATTCAGTTCAGACCCGGTTGTGATTGACATAGGAAAAGTTGCATTCCGGTTTATCGGAACCAGTTTTTTAACAATGGTTACATCTTTAATATTTCCGGTCTTTTTCCAGGCGGTTGGCTCCAGTTTGAAAAGTTCTATGTTAACGGTAATACGCACGGTGGTGTTGTTTGTGCCACTTGGATTTTTGTTTTCCAGATTTGGATTAACCTGGTTTTGGCTGACATTTCCAATCACGGAGCTGGTGACAAGTCTGGTTGGAGTGGGATTTTATATACAGTTTTTGAAAAAGAATGTGCTATCTACAAAATAG
- a CDS encoding potassium/proton antiporter, translating into MTTGILIVSIVLLLCVMAEKCSDKFGMPALILFMFIGMLFGSDGIAKIQFDNYKLTEEICSIALIFIMFYGGFNTKWKAAKPVVGKSILLSTAGVVLTAGITAVLCYFVLKFSFSESFLIGAVLSATDAASVFAILRKQKLNLKDGTASILELESGSNDPVAYLLTLVGISLMKQDGTNTVWLLILLQLVVGTLFGVGFAAVSIWLMRKTRLISEGLETIFLISFILLCYGVTKVAWGNPYLSVYLMGILIGNSKIKSKQVLIPFFDGVTGLAQILIFFLLGLLTFPHKMPQIIPTALCVTVILTLIARPIAVFSLLKPFGCSTRQCLLIAWAGLRGASSSVFAIMAVASGMSMSYDLFHIVFLVSLFSVSVQGGALPWMVQRLKMRDDNADVRKTFNDYQDETSFTMMRMYIPKGHNWENKCIREVTMPTGALALMIKRKDETIITKGDTKILAGDSVILSVPPYEPDGEELQEEAIEKGHPWCNQVISSLKLSTDELIIMIVRGNTTIIPDGKTKILEHDKVVFCR; encoded by the coding sequence ATGACAACCGGAATTTTGATTGTATCAATTGTATTGTTGCTTTGTGTGATGGCGGAGAAGTGTTCCGATAAGTTTGGGATGCCGGCACTGATTTTGTTTATGTTTATTGGCATGCTATTTGGCAGTGATGGTATCGCAAAAATTCAGTTTGATAATTATAAACTGACAGAGGAAATCTGTTCCATTGCCCTTATTTTTATCATGTTTTACGGTGGCTTTAATACCAAATGGAAGGCTGCAAAACCGGTGGTGGGAAAATCCATTTTGCTGTCAACAGCAGGCGTCGTGCTTACGGCGGGGATTACAGCAGTACTTTGTTATTTTGTGTTAAAATTTTCTTTTTCAGAGAGTTTTCTAATCGGTGCGGTGTTATCGGCAACGGATGCGGCGAGCGTGTTCGCAATTTTACGAAAGCAAAAGCTGAATCTAAAGGATGGTACAGCGTCTATTCTGGAATTAGAGAGTGGTAGCAATGATCCGGTTGCATATCTGCTTACCCTTGTGGGAATCAGTCTGATGAAACAGGATGGAACCAATACCGTGTGGCTTTTGATTCTATTACAACTTGTAGTTGGAACATTGTTTGGTGTCGGATTTGCAGCAGTGTCTATCTGGCTGATGAGAAAAACAAGATTAATTTCAGAAGGATTGGAAACCATTTTTCTGATTTCCTTTATTTTACTATGTTATGGTGTTACAAAAGTTGCGTGGGGAAATCCTTACCTGAGTGTTTACCTGATGGGAATCTTAATCGGTAACAGCAAAATAAAGTCCAAACAGGTGTTAATTCCTTTTTTTGATGGAGTTACCGGATTGGCACAGATTTTGATTTTCTTCTTATTAGGATTATTGACATTTCCACATAAGATGCCACAAATTATTCCGACGGCTCTTTGTGTGACCGTTATTTTGACTCTGATTGCACGTCCGATTGCTGTATTTTCCCTGCTAAAACCGTTTGGATGCAGTACCAGGCAATGTCTGTTAATTGCCTGGGCAGGGCTTCGAGGAGCATCCTCGTCCGTATTTGCAATTATGGCAGTTGCAAGTGGGATGTCGATGTCCTACGATTTGTTTCATATTGTGTTTCTGGTATCCCTTTTTTCCGTATCGGTACAAGGCGGTGCGCTTCCGTGGATGGTGCAGCGCTTAAAGATGCGCGATGACAATGCTGATGTACGGAAAACGTTCAATGATTATCAGGATGAAACTTCTTTTACAATGATGCGCATGTACATACCAAAAGGGCATAACTGGGAGAACAAATGTATTCGCGAGGTTACAATGCCAACCGGAGCACTTGCTCTGATGATTAAGCGGAAAGATGAAACCATTATTACAAAAGGGGATACCAAAATTTTGGCAGGTGACAGTGTCATTTTAAGTGTGCCGCCTTACGAGCCGGATGGGGAAGAATTGCAGGAGGAAGCGATTGAAAAAGGTCATCCGTGGTGCAATCAGGTCATCTCGTCGCTCAAACTTTCCACAGATGAGCTGATTATCATGATTGTGCGTGGTAATACAACGATTATCCCGGATGGAAAAACAAAAATTTTAGAACACGATAAAGTTGTATTTTGCCGTTAA
- a CDS encoding NAD(P)-dependent oxidoreductase produces the protein MEHVILISDYPEELKRDLEWEKKKLRESLGGEYKVEVYSYRNQKEFMEKLREAEVLLTAFLPVTAEVLASAEKLKLIVVNATGYGTIDLKKANEKNIAVCPIREYCTQEVAEHTMALMLCLQRGIRAYEHAIEQKKSWNYLDVTGLRRIEGQTLAIFGFGRIGQAVAKRAQAFGMKILAVDPYLPKEVAQAAGVSLVEKEEALQQADVITNHMNQTTENGHYFSRKEFARMEKHPVFINAGRGSCVDETALAEALESGQVRAAGLDVLETENPDIGHHPLAHRENVVLTPHAAFYSDTSMRELQRISCENLIHFCKKEYDKVNWIANEKEIHL, from the coding sequence ATGGAACATGTCATTTTAATCAGCGATTACCCGGAAGAATTGAAACGCGATTTGGAATGGGAAAAGAAAAAACTACGTGAATCGTTAGGTGGGGAGTATAAGGTGGAAGTGTATTCTTACCGGAATCAGAAAGAGTTCATGGAAAAACTGCGTGAAGCGGAGGTTCTTCTGACCGCGTTTTTGCCGGTGACGGCGGAAGTGCTTGCATCCGCAGAAAAGTTAAAGCTTATTGTGGTAAATGCAACCGGTTACGGCACCATCGATTTGAAAAAAGCAAATGAGAAAAACATTGCCGTATGCCCTATCCGTGAATACTGTACACAGGAAGTTGCAGAGCATACGATGGCGTTGATGCTTTGCCTGCAGCGTGGAATCCGTGCCTACGAACATGCGATAGAGCAGAAAAAAAGCTGGAACTATTTGGACGTGACCGGTTTAAGAAGAATCGAGGGACAGACGCTTGCGATTTTTGGATTCGGCAGAATCGGACAGGCGGTCGCAAAGCGCGCGCAGGCGTTTGGGATGAAGATTTTAGCGGTTGACCCGTATCTGCCAAAGGAAGTGGCGCAGGCAGCAGGCGTTTCGCTGGTGGAAAAAGAGGAAGCACTGCAGCAGGCGGATGTCATCACGAATCACATGAACCAGACGACGGAAAACGGACACTATTTTTCCAGAAAAGAATTTGCCCGGATGGAAAAACATCCTGTTTTTATCAATGCAGGAAGAGGAAGCTGTGTGGATGAGACGGCGCTTGCGGAGGCACTAGAAAGCGGGCAGGTTCGGGCAGCCGGGCTTGACGTGTTAGAAACAGAGAATCCGGACATCGGACATCATCCGCTTGCGCATCGGGAAAACGTTGTGCTTACGCCACATGCGGCATTTTACTCGGATACATCCATGAGGGAGTTACAGCGGATTTCCTGCGAGAACCTGATTCATTTTTGTAAAAAAGAATACGACAAAGTGAACTGGATTGCGAATGAAAAAGAGATTCATCTGTGA
- a CDS encoding DinB family protein produces the protein MSFCEEIHFLTERALWETRNLMECVPDELWEKRYDEIPMWKYIFHMLYSMDRWYINPKDEHYQNPDFYQEGLADLNVVPGDEKLTRQQLLRYLDSIERKIRSYLKVLKDEELLEMPKNCEMTRFRLILGQFRHWHRHMGVVYGFLVEDTGKWPYVLNMCGAYPTKPMPNFYDD, from the coding sequence ATGAGTTTTTGTGAAGAAATTCATTTTCTAACAGAGCGGGCATTATGGGAGACAAGAAATCTGATGGAATGTGTGCCAGACGAGTTGTGGGAAAAGCGTTATGATGAGATTCCGATGTGGAAATATATTTTTCATATGCTTTATTCGATGGACCGATGGTATATCAATCCAAAGGATGAACACTATCAAAATCCAGACTTTTATCAGGAGGGACTCGCAGACTTGAATGTGGTTCCAGGCGATGAAAAGCTTACCAGACAACAATTGTTGCGTTATTTGGATTCGATTGAGCGTAAGATTCGTTCCTATTTAAAAGTGTTAAAGGACGAGGAATTGCTTGAAATGCCAAAGAATTGCGAAATGACAAGATTTCGTCTGATTTTAGGACAGTTTCGTCACTGGCACAGGCACATGGGTGTGGTTTATGGATTTCTGGTGGAAGATACAGGAAAATGGCCGTATGTTTTAAATATGTGCGGAGCATATCCAACAAAGCCGATGCCGAATTTTTATGATGACTAA